From one Triticum urartu cultivar G1812 chromosome 3, Tu2.1, whole genome shotgun sequence genomic stretch:
- the LOC125545433 gene encoding uncharacterized protein LOC125545433, with product MQRRFLDAMAIVQRFGKPDYFVTMTCNPYWEEITSNLAPGQTPQDRPDLVARVYRAKLRDMKDLLIKKKYFGTVAAYVHVTEFQKRGLPHEHFLLIMDTDSKLTNPDGYDRVISAEIPDKDKYPILHALVIKHMLHGPCGTLKKNCPCMIDGECRFHYPRQFCAATQQGKDSYPIYRRDDGRRVKVRGAVLDNRWVVPYNPGLLMRYNCHINVEACSSIKAVKYLFKYIYKGHDRASFSVDSAGNDDSVINEIRQYRDARFISPPEAIYRICAFPMFGVSPAVLQLQLHLPNMHTVAFKGSDNLEDVITRPSSKTMLTQYFKMNQEDPYARNFLYKEFPEYFRWIKGKKKWQRRKQRGRGQVGRIVYANPAEGERYYLRVLLNHVRGAISYEDLKTVNGKICLTFREACEQRGLIETDKSLDDCLIEAATFQMPSALRRLFATILVFCEATNIKELWDKHLEVMTEDYRRIQPNQATLEQMVLRDIRDLIHSMGKDIKSYGLPEVVETDGDHSSDNLREVREELSVGVD from the coding sequence ATGCAACGGCGATTCCTTGATGCGATGGCTATTGTGCAACGATTTGGGAAACCAGATTACTTCGTCACGATGACTTGCAACCCGTACTGGGAGGAAATAACTTCCAACCTTGCACCCGGGCAGACACCGCAAGACCGCCCAGACCTGGTGGCTAGGGTATACAGGgccaagttgagagatatgaaagaTCTTTTGATCAAGAAAAAATACTTTGGCACGGTTGCTGCTTATGTTCATGTTACCGAGTTTCAGAAAAGGGGGCTACCACATGAGCACTTCCTTTTGATCATGGACACAGATAGTAAGCTAACAAACCCTGATGGTTATGACAGAGTCATATCGGCTGAGATTCCTGACAAGGACAAGTACCCTATACTGCATGCTCTGGTGATCAAACATATGCTCCATGGACCATGTGGTACTCTCAAGAAAAATTGTCCTTGCATGATAGATGGAGAATGTCGTTTTCACTATCCTCGACAGTTTTGTGCCGCTACGCAACAAGGAAAGGACTCATATCCGATCTATAGGAGAGATGATGGCCGACGCGTAAAAGTCAGGGGTGCTGTGTTGGATAATAGATGGGTGGTCCCTTACAACCCTGGTTTACTTATGCGGTATAACTGTCACATCAACGTTGAAGCTTGCTCAAGCATCAAAGCTGTTAAATATCTTTTCAAATACATCTACAAAGGACATGATCGTGCATCCTTCTCAGTTGATTCTGCAGGAAATGATGATAGTGTAATAAATGAGATTCGGCAATATAGAGATGCAAGGTTCATATCACCACCGGAGGCTATCTATAGGATTTGTGCTTTCCCGATGTTTGGTGTTTCGCCAGCTGTTCTTCAACTCCAGCTCCACTTACCCAATATGCATACTGTTGCATTCAAAGGGTCTGATAACCTAGAGGATGTCATCACACGCCCGTCTTCTAAAACTATGCTGACGCAATATTTCAAGATGAACCAGGAGGACCCTTATGCACGGAATTTCTTGTACAAAGAGTTCCCGGAATACTTTAGATGGATTAAAGGTAAAAAGAAGTGGCAAAGAAGAAAACAGAGGGGACGCGGACAAGTTGGTAGAATTGTGTATGCGAACCCTGCTGAAGGTGAGAGGTACTACTTGAGGGTGCTACTAAATCATGTTAGAggtgcaatttcatatgaggatTTGAAAACTGTAAATGGAAAGATTTGCTTGACCTTTAGAGAAGCGTGTGAGCAGAGAGGCCTTATAGAGACTGACAAATCCCTTGACGACTGCCTGATTGAGGCTGCTACTTTCCAGATGCCTTCTGCTCTAAGAAGGCTTTTTGCGACTATTTTGGTGTTCTGCGAGGCGACCAACATCAAGGAACTATGGGACAAACATCTGGAGGTGATGACTGAGGATTATCGTCGTATCCAGCCCAACCAAGCAACATTAGAGCAGATGGTGCTTAGAGACATCAGGGATTTGATTCATTCGATGGGTAAGGATATTAAAAGTTACGGCCTTCCAGAGGTGGTTGAAACAGACGGCGATCATTCTAGCGACAACTTGAGAGAGGTTCGGGAGGAATTGTCAGTCGGTGTGGACTAA